Proteins found in one Aspergillus puulaauensis MK2 DNA, chromosome 8, nearly complete sequence genomic segment:
- a CDS encoding putative MFS efflux transporter (COG:G;~EggNog:ENOG410Q1AH;~InterPro:IPR020846,IPR011701,IPR036259;~PFAM:PF07690,PF00083;~TransMembrane:6 (i32-52o99-117i129-149o189-209i262-283o303-325i);~go_function: GO:0022857 - transmembrane transporter activity [Evidence IEA];~go_process: GO:0055085 - transmembrane transport [Evidence IEA]), with the protein MDGHPTETAALIQRPSETLESNSRFTPSQKRLIILAASLASAFSPLSSNIYYPALNSLASDLHVTPSQINLTITTYMICQSLSPTLTATLSDTSGRRPAYILCFTLYIISNISLALCKTYPSLLALRALQSTGISGTVALSAAVAADIITPDERGKYMGFTSLGNILAPSLGPILGGVLSESRFGWRGVFWFLALGGGVVLLGLVGLFPETKTETKKRRQRPEAATASAEEEEEEEEEEETRSQKRKLVLAVPNPLNSLRMLFHFPTGLILLANGIVFASYYAVTAGIPAQFKQIYGLSEMGIGFVFIPTGLGSLLSAAFNGVVVDWNYRRSRDQYIQEVSNMSENSGADTNMEKFPIERARLQIGAPMTVSSTLAE; encoded by the exons ATGGACGGTCATCCTACAGAAACAGCGGCCCTGATACAACGTCCATCTGAAACTCTAGAATCCAACTCGAGATTCACCCCCTCCCAAAAACGCCTGATCATCCTAGCCGCATCCCTAGCATCGGCTTtctcccctctctcctcaAACATCTATTATCCAGcactcaacagcctcgcgTCCGATCTCCACGTCACGCCCTCCCAAATCAACCTCACTATTACAACTTACATG ATCTGCCAATCCCTGTCTCCAACCCTAACCGCCACGCTCTCCGATACGTCTGGCCGCCGCCCCGCCTATATCCTTTGCTTCACGCTCTAcatcatctccaacatctcaCTCGCACTCTGCAAAACCTATCCGTCCTTGCTGGCTCTCCGCGCCCTACAAAGTACCGGGATAAGCGGGACAGTTGCGCtctcggctgctgttgcagCTGATATCATTACGCCCGACGAGAGGGGGAAGTACATGGGATTTACCTCGCTGGGGAATATTCTTGCGCCATCTCTTGGACCCATTCTGGGTGGGGTTTTAAGTGAGAGTCGGTTTGGGTGGAGGGGCGTCTTCTGGTTTCTGGCGCTGGGCGGAGGTGTAGTCCTTCTAGggctggtgggtttgttTCCTGAGACGAAGACcgaaacaaagaaaaggAGACAACGCCCAGAAGcggcaacagcatcagcagaagaagaggaggaggaagaagaagaagaagaaacaagaagCCAGAAGAGAAAGCTCGTACTCGCCGTCCCCAATCCGCTTAACTCCCTACGGATGTTATTCCACTTTCCCACAGGGCTGATTCTACTCGCGAATGGGATTGTTTTCGCGAGTTACTATGCCGTAACAGCAGGGATTCCCGCACAGTTCAAACAGATCTATGGTCTTTCGGAAATGGGAATCGGATTTGTCTTTATACCTACAGGACTTGGGTCGTTGCTATCCGCGGCGTTTAACggggtggttgttgattgGAATTATAGACGGTCGAGGGATCAATACATCCAGGAGGTTTCTAATATGAGTGAGAACTCAGGTGCAGATACGAATATGGAAAAGTTTCCTATCGAGCGAGCACGGCTTCAGATTGGTGCCCCAATGACAGTATCTTCCACCCTTGCTGAGTAA
- a CDS encoding YbhB/YbcL family Raf kinase inhibitor-like protein (COG:S;~EggNog:ENOG410PU56;~InterPro:IPR036610,IPR008914,IPR035810;~PFAM:PF01161) — translation MSDTHPLPRISSWGLHANSTYLLVFVDLDVLYGENLTVILHWYQPDMAMHHPDHPWVEPSGRGKGQHGEHIAEYIAPQPPAGSHHRYVYLVFEQHEEYTFPGCFRHIFPKTMDARAGFNLRQFVEVTGLKHPVAGNYFFVKNDDAATGTLTSTVSTTSPTTTWVRSAPCTQPVIATATTLLGVQQQHVRGTRGRQTIM, via the exons ATGTCAG ATACGCATCCTCTGCCGCGTATCAGCAGTTGGGGGCTCCACGCAAACTCAACTTACCTCTTGGTCTTTGTTGATCTCGACGTTCTGTATGGTGAAAACCTAACTGTTATTCTCCATTGGTACCAGCCGGACATGGCAATGCACCACCCGGATCATCCCTGGGTAGAACCAAGTGGGCGTGGAAAGGGCCAACACGGGGAGCACATAGCGGAGTATATTGCCCCTCAGCCCCCAGCAGGCTCGCATCATCGATATGTCTATCTTGTGTTTGAGCAGCATGAAGAATACACTTTCCCCGGGTGTTTCAGGCACATTTTCCCAAAAACAATGGACGCAAGGGCTGGGTTCAATCTCCGGCAGTTCGTAGAGGTTACTGGCCTCAAGCACCCGGTGGCTGGGAATTACTTCTTTGTCAAAAATGACGACGCTGCAACGGGGACGTTGACAAGCACCGTGTCCACCACGAGCCCAACAACAACGTGGGTGAGATCGGCACCCTGCACTCAGCCGGTGATTGCAACGGCTACAACTCTATTAGGagttcagcagcagcatgtGAGAGGGACGCGAGGTCGGCAGACTATCATGTAG
- a CDS encoding uncharacterized protein (COG:K;~EggNog:ENOG410PYCU): MGQGGSDGPSNKRLRGQKKKKVKEEPLPDFDTSEQSVDGESKPLFDTLTFDHGHIDDIPNEDPSLRTPTFMDIVTAAPFSMSNDIDMASDSWLHEFMSNPFTDPTQSCSFVDPFDNDIGVDDTTTRTSTDQDSLPVQSEGLSDSTPEALDLSSSSSYYPALNDCLSHNESVSSASQSRLQGNSVYPESLKHEAFLWSQSLPSLSGPEPSSFFPQANPSKRTQDYSFSGEELVTNVGSISSICPCQSHDHTVRDLIRVNACALQTGPTVAIDSILTCQRVLQQLTETILQCRGCSQTRMNFLMVIMFSIDNLLVTLDAITSAENDVVERLFPEYFGTVAQGYRADAGITNHNRRFNLGSVPLRAQLDACPLIIGGFCVPSEEKFAFVKRILHRRLACLQRTVHRIQVYTQEYLAPSAGKVTMMKEIYQRLRLIMVKLNKLTRP; encoded by the exons ATGGGTCAGGGAGGAAGTGATGGGCCATCGAATAAGAGATTACGCggccagaaaaagaagaaggttaAAGAAGAGCCCCTTCCAGATTTCGATACGAGCGAACAGTCTGTCGATGGTGAAAGCAAACCTCTATTCGACACCCTTACTTTCGACCATGGACACATTGACGACATACCGAATGAAGATCCTAGCTTGCGCACCCCAACGTTCATGGACATCGTCACGGCCGCGCCCTTTTCAA TGTCCAACGATATCGATATGGCCTCCGATAGCTGGCTGCATGAGTTCATGTCGAATCCCTTCACCGACCCCACTCAAAGTTGCTCTTTTGTCGACCCGTTCGACAACGATATTGGGGTTGACGACacaacaacaagaacatCGACGGATCAGGATAGTCTGCCAGTTCAATCGGAAGGGCTTTCAGACTCAACGCCAGAAGCACTCGATTTATCATCGTCTTCAAGCTACTACCCCGCGCTCAATGACTGCTTATCTCACAACGAGTCTGTATCCAGTGCTTCTCAAAGCCGCCTTCAAGGAAATTCTGTTTACCCTGAAAGTCTTAAGCACGAGGCGTTTCTCTGGTCACAATCACTTCCCTCTCTAAGTGGGCCGGAGCCATCAAGTTTCTTTCCTCAGGCCAACCCTTCAAAACGAACACAAGACTACAGTTTCTCGGGTGAAGAACTGGTGACAAATGTCGGTAGCATTTCGAGCATCTGCCCGTGTCAAAGTCACGATCATACCGTGCGGGACCTGATCCGGGTAAACGCCTGTGCTTTGCAGACTGGCCCCACGGTTGCTATCGACTCGATCCTAACATGCCAAAGGGTACTGCAGCAGTTGACTGAAACGATACTTCAATGCCGAGGCTGCTCTCAAACAAGGATGAATTTCCTCATGGTGATAATGTTCAGTATCGATAACCTGCTTGTCACACTGGACGCAATCACGTCAGCCGAGAACGACGTGGTAGAAAGATTATTTCCCGAGTACTTCGGAACGGTAGCTCAGGGATACAGGGCTGACGCTGGGATCACAAACCACAACCGAAGATTCAACTTGGGCAGTGTGCCGCTCAGGGCACAGCTCGATGCCTGTCCATTGATAATTGGTGGTTTCTGTGTGCCGTCTGAGGAGAAGTTCGCATTCGTGAAGCGAATTTTGCATCGTCGCCTGGCATGTTTGCAACGGACGGTCCATCGGATCCAAGTCTACACGCAGGAATACCTGGCACCGTCGGCAGGTAaagtgacgatgatgaaagaAATCTATCAAAGGCTGCGGTTGATTATGGTGAAACTGAATAAGTTAACGAGGCCGTGA
- a CDS encoding YbhB/YbcL family Raf kinase inhibitor-like protein (COG:S;~EggNog:ENOG410Q1IR;~InterPro:IPR005247,IPR036610,IPR008914;~PFAM:PF01161;~SECRETED:SignalP(1-21)), with product MWIIFHWFIFALSRLLYRIRGHDSRQIINHRAFKDQPEPNMILEAPECGHSGSPLLPDHTCLAQDSTGRMPELHWRAPSDLNIKQYVLICEDVDAPMPFCIVTHGVFFGIPPTATKAFHDDIEQDMNCAGRFTLAGWGFVPTMKGTPYMGAAAPLGHGVHRYIYTIIALDEPLHFDRPDKVTKSQVKKALVGKVLGWGQWAGYFERPWPR from the coding sequence ATGTGGATCATCTTTCATTGGTTTATTTTCGCTTTGAGCCGGTTGCTGTATCGCATCCGTGGTCACGACTCTCGGCAGATTATCAACCACCGCGCGTTCAAAGATCAACCTGAGCCCAACATGATCCTAGAAGCTCCCGAGTGTGGTCATTCTGGATCACCGTTGCTCCCAGACCACACCTGTCTTGCTCAAGATAGTACTGGAAGAATGCCAGAGTTGCACTGGAGGGCGCCCTCCGATCTCAACATCAAGCAATACGTTCTGATCTGCGAAGACGTTGACGCGCCTATGCCTTTCTGTATTGTTACTCACGGCGTATTTTTCGGTATTCCACCTACAGCCACCAAGGCTTTCCAcgatgatattgagcagGATATGAACTGTGCCGGGCGTTTCACCCTGGCGGGCTGGGGATTTGTCCCGACCATGAAGGGAACTCCCTACATGGGGGCTGCTGCGCCTCTGGGCCACGGAGTCCATCGTTATATCTATACCATAATCGCGCTCGATGAGCCTCTTCACTTTGATCGTCCCGATAAAGTTACCAAAAGTCAAGTCAAAAAGGCCTTGGTTGGCAAGGTTCTCGGTTGGGGTCAATGGGCTGGTTACTTCGAACGTCCCTGGCCTCGCTGA
- the ATG22_1 gene encoding MFS transporter (COG:P;~EggNog:ENOG410PICK;~InterPro:IPR024671,IPR036259;~PFAM:PF11700;~TransMembrane:9 (n15-26c33/34o43-61i68-90o168-188i200-224o244-260i272-297o303-329i341-362o443-461i)) yields MGLNVNTASFAMYTFSLAVLIQALTLVSSSALADYENNRKTLLLTFGFIGSATSMLFMLIAPPVFVLGALLVVIGVTCLGSSFVVLNSFLPILVANDPSIQNASDKNGDELHDLHTDPDEFSLRSWTDEEDGDTRPSPAEGREKSGKPSSSTSPELQLSTRISSRGVGLGYCAALFVQILSILLLFTLSKTSMAKSVPTLPMRFVLLLVGIWWASFTIVCNRWLRNRPGPPLDGITPGSGYRQKWRIWLSLVGFAWKSLWRTIKVALRLREVVIFLAAWFLISDAIATVSGTAILFARTELHLSTIAVGCLSVTATTSGMAGAFLWPVVARRFALASNHTILVCIALFEIIPLYGMLAYVPFIQNWGVFGLQQPWEIFPLGVVHGVVSGGLASYCRSLFGELIPPGSEAAFYALYAATDKGSSFVGPAIVGALIDATGSVRSGFIFIGILIVLPMPLVWLVNAERGRRDAVAMAKHAPGEEGDGLLR; encoded by the exons ATGGGATTGAATGTCAACACGGCGAGTTTTGCTATGTATACCTTCTCTCTGGCGGTCCTTATCCAAGCCTTGACGCTTGTGTCCTCTAGCGCACTGGCAGACTACG AAAATAACCGAAAGACCCTTCTGCTGACGTTCGGGTTCATTGGGTCCGCAACGTCCATGCTCTTCATGCTTATTGCGCCGCCAGTGTTCGTACTTGGGGCACTCCTCGTGGTTATCGGCGTCACCTGCCTCGGCTCGTCGTTTGTCGTTCTGAATTCGTTCTTGCCCATCCTCGTCGCCAATGATCCCTCGATTCAGAATGCGTCGGATAAGAATGGAGACGAACTACATGACCTTCATACGGACCCGGATGAATTCTCGCTGCGGTCATGgacggatgaggaggacggcGACACCCGTCCTTCCCCAGCGGAAGGCCGGGAGAAATCTGGGAAGCCTTCTAGCTCCACGTCACCTGAGCTTCAGCTCTCCACGCGTATATCCTCCCGGGGTGTTGGGCTGGGCTATTGTGCTGCGCTCTTTGTGCAAATCCTGAGCATCTTGCTCTTGTTCACACTGTCGAAGACATCCATGGCCAAATCAGTTCCCACGCTTCCAATGCGATTTGTTCTACTCTTGGTTGGAATATGGTGGGCTTCTTTTACTATCGTCTGCAATCGGTGGTTACGTAATCGCCCTGGCCCACCGTTGGACGGCATCACTCCGGGTTCAGGCTACCGGCAGAAATGGCGCATCTGGTTAAGTCTCGTGGGGTTCGCATGGAAGTCTCTCTGGAGGACAATCAAGGTTGCCCTGCGTCTGCGTGAGGTTGTAATATTCCTTGCAGCATGGTTCTTGATATCAGACGCCATAGCCACTGTTTCTGGGACAGCAATCCTCTTTGCGCGGACGGAGTTGCATCTGAGTACCATTGCTGTTGGTTGCTTGTCGGTCACTGCGACAACCTCGGGAATGGCGGGAGCGTTCCTGTGGCCTGTTGTGGCCCGGCGGTTCGCGCTAGCATCAAACCACACCATTCTTGTGTGCATAGCGCTGTTTGAGATTATCCCACTGTACGGAATGCTGGCTTATGTACCTTTCATCCAAAACTGGGGTGTGTTTGGATTGCAGCAGCCATGGGAAATCTTCCCTCTTGGTGTCGTACATGGAGTCGTCTCTGGGGGACTTGCATCCTACTGCCGTTCATTATTTGGAGAGCTGATCCCACCAGGTAGTGAGGCTGCCTTTTACGCACTGTATGCGGCCACCGATAAAGGAAGCTCATTCGTGGGGCCGGCGATTGTCGGCGCCCTCATCGATGCGACTGGCTCCGTCCGGTCCGGTTTCATTTTCATTGGAATACTGATTGTTCTGCCAATGCCACTAGTGTGGCTGGTCAATGCAGAGCGCGGCCGACGAGACGCCGTGGCAATGGCAAAACATGCGcctggcgaggagggagatgggTTACTTCGCTAG
- the LXR1 gene encoding SDR family oxidoreductase (COG:Q;~EggNog:ENOG410Q88T;~InterPro:IPR036291,IPR002347;~PFAM:PF08659,PF00106,PF13561;~go_process: GO:0055114 - oxidation-reduction process [Evidence IEA]), giving the protein MPQQVPKASHLQDLFSLKGKVVVVTGASGPRGMGIEAARGCAEMGANVAITYSSRPEGGEKNAEELSRDFGIKAKAYKLDIGNYESVEKLVKDVIAEFGQIDAFIANAGRTANSGILDGSVKDWEEVVQTDLTGTFHCAKAVGPHFKQRGSGSLVITASMSGHIANFPQEQTSYNVAKAGCIHMARSLANEWRDFARVNSISPGYIDTGLSDFVDKKVQDLWLSMIPMGRNGDAKELKGAYVYLVSDASTYTTGADLVIDGGYTVR; this is encoded by the coding sequence ATGCCTCAGCAAGTCCCCAAGGCCTCCCACCTCCAAGACCTCTTCAGCCTAAAGGGCAAGGTCGTCGTTGTCACCGGCGCCTCTGGCCCCCGCGGCATGGGCATTGAAGCCGCCCGCGGCTGTGCCGAAATGGGCGCCAACGTCGCAATCACCTACTCCTCCCGCCCCGAGGGTGGCGAGAAGAACGCCGAAGAGCTATCCCGCGACTTCggcatcaaggccaaggcctACAAGCTTGACATCGGCAACTATGAAAGCGTGGAGAAGCTAGTGAAGGATGTGATCGCAGAATTCGGACAAATCGACGCTTTCATCGCGAATGCCGGACGTACCGCGAACTCGGGTATCCTGGACGGCTCAGTCAAGGactgggaggaggtggtgcaGACGGATTTGACGGGGACGTTCCACTGCGCCAAGGCTGTGGGGCCACACTTTAAGCAGCGCGGTTCGGGCAGTCTCGTTATCACCGCCAGTATGAGTGGGCACATTGCCAACTTCCCGCAGGAGCAGACGAGTTATAACGTTGCCAAGGCTGGATGTATTCACATGGCCCGGTCGTTGGCGAATGAGTGGAGGGACTTTGCCCGCGTCAACTCCATCTCGCCTGGTTACATTGATACCGGGTTGAGTGACTTTGTGGATAAGAAGGTTCAGGACCTCTGGCTTAGCATGATCCCTATGGGCCGAAACGGTGATgcgaaggagttgaagggTGCCTATGTCTACTTGGTCAGTGATGCCAGTACTTACACAACTGGTGCGGACCTTGTCATTGACGGTGGATACACTGTGCGGTAA
- a CDS encoding cytochrome P450 (COG:Q;~EggNog:ENOG410PH46;~InterPro:IPR001128,IPR017972,IPR002401,IPR036396;~PFAM:PF00067;~TransMembrane:1 (o16-34i);~go_function: GO:0005506 - iron ion binding [Evidence IEA];~go_function: GO:0016705 - oxidoreductase activity, acting on paired donors, with incorporation or reduction of molecular oxygen [Evidence IEA];~go_function: GO:0020037 - heme binding [Evidence IEA];~go_process: GO:0055114 - oxidation-reduction process [Evidence IEA]) → MITDLITPDLVSPERLAYALLGILAAYYILPYLATWRLSDVPAPGLAAWTNFWLLFQTRKGHRFLSVDAAHKKHGKLVRIAPRHVSIADDAAIQAVYGHGNGFLKADFYDAFVSIRRGLFNTRDRAEHTRKRKTVSHTFSAKSIGQFEQYIHGNIENLVKQLNRTSELQRNPKNGYATVDALNWFNFVAFDIIGDLAFGAPFGMLDKGQDIAEMRKNPDDPPSYVRAVEVLNRRGEVSATIGCYPAIKPFAKYLPDRFFRDGIQAVENLAGIAVACVNERLKPEVMANNTRVDLLARLMEGKDANGNKLGRAELTAEALTQLIAGSDTTSNTSCAILYWCLRTPGVIDKLHKCLDEAISKDIDVPTHAMVKDIPYLQWVIWETMRIHSTSAMGLPRQIPEGNAPVEISGHVFKGGDVLSVPSYTIHHSKQIWGPDADDFVPERWDPARLTPRQKAAFIPFSTGPRACVGRNVAEMELLVICATVFRMFDWQLQQEGPMETSEGFLRKPLGLTVGVKKRAIV, encoded by the exons ATGATTACCGATCTTATCACACCAGACCTCGTCTCTCCCGAGAGGTTGGCCTATGCCCTCTTAGGGATCCTGGCCGCTTACTACATCCTCCCATACCTTGCGACATGGCGACTGAGTGATGTCCCCGCTCCAGGTTTGGCTGCGTGGACCAACTTTTGGTTGTTATTTCAGACTCGCAAGGGCCATCGGTTCCTCAGCGTCGACGCTGCCCACAAGAAGCATGGGAAGCTTGTTCGCATTGCCCCTCGTCACGTCTCAATCGCCGATGACGCAGCTATCCAGGCTGTCTATGGACACGGAAACGGGTTCTTGAAGGCTGATTTCTATGATGCTTTCGTTTCCATCCGTCGTGGTCTGTTCAACACCCGCGATCGTGCGGAACACACCCGCAAGCGCAAGACTGTCTCCCACACCTTCTCTGCGAAGTCGATTGGTCAGTTTGAGCAGTACATTCACGGTAACATCGAGAACCTCGTCAAGCAGCTGAACCGCACCTCCGAGCTCCAGCGTAACCCTAAGAACGGCTATGCTACCGTTGATGCTCTGAACTGGTTCAACTTCGTGGCTTTCGATATCATTGGTGACCTTGCTTTCGGTGCTCCATTCGGCATGCTTGACAAGGGTCAGGATATTGCTGAGATGCGCAAGAACCCCGACGACCCTCCTTCTTACGTCCGCGCTGTTGAGGTTCTCAACCGCCGTGGTGAAGTCTCGGCCACTATTGGCTGCTACCCTGCTATCAAGCCGTTTGCCAAGTACCTTCCCGATCGCTTCTTCCGTGACGGTATCCAGGCTGTTGAGAACTTGGCCGGTATCGCTGTTGCCTGTGTCAACGAACGTCTCAAGCCCGAAGTCATGGCCAACAACACTCGTGtggatcttcttgctcgcTTGATGGAAGGAAAGGACGCCAACGGCAACAAGCTTGGCCGTGCTGAACTTACCGCTGAGGCCTTGACCCAATTGATCGCCGGCTCTGACACTACATCGAACACTTCTTGTGCCATCCTTTACTGGTGCCTTCGCACTCCAGGTGTCATTGACAAGCTCCACAAGTGCTTGGATGAGGCCATCTCCAAGGATATCGATGTCCCTACGCACGCTATGGTTAAGGACATTCCCTA CCTGCAATGGGTCATCTGGGAAACCATGCGTATTCACAGCACCTCCGCTATGGGTCTCCCCCGTCAGATTCCCGAAGGAAACGCCCCCGTCGAAATTAGTGGCCACGTCTTCAAGGGTGGCGATGTCCTCTCCGTCCCCAGCTATACGATCCACCACTCCAAGCAAATCTGGGGCCCTGATGCCGACGACTTCGTTCCCGAGCGCTGGGACCCTGCGCGCCTCACCCCCCGTCAGAAGGCTGCCTTCATTCCTTTCAGCACTGGTCCTCGTGCCTGTGTTGGCCGTAACGTCGCTGAGATGGAACTCCTTGTCATTTGCGCTACTGTCTTCCGCATGTTTGACTGGCAGTTGCAGCAGGAAGGACCCATGGAGACCAGTGAAGGTTTCCTACGGAAGCCTCTAGGCTTGACCGTCGGTGTTAAGAAGAGAGCAATTGTCTAA